The following nucleotide sequence is from Toxoplasma gondii ME49 chromosome IV, whole genome shotgun sequence.
CTTCATCTCCCATTCTCCCACTGGCTTTACGCTCAACTGCAGACTTCCCAGCTTTCAGATATGTGAACGATTTCTGTCCACAACTTGAGGTACCTGCGAATGGTGCAGGAGGTCTGTCGTTCTCGGCCTTGATCCGAGGCGCTCTGACCATGCGAGCCCGGCGAAGCCACCGaccgagaagcagcgagagaagatgagACGAACGGATACTCTCGAGAAAACTGggaggtggagaaagaaatggaACAAGATGAAGACTcgggggaaggagaagagcgggaggaaaaggaagaactagaagacgagggaagatATGAGGAGGGCGGAACGGCAGAAGAGCTGGGAGACGAAAGACCCTCAGAAGTGCCGCCAACCACCTCGCTTTGATTTCGCTTTGAGCCGCCTTCTTGGTTTTCATGACGCCAAATGCGGTGGACAACGCGACGGCGGTACACGAGATTTTGCTGAGAATCTTCCGTTGTCActtcgttgtcttttctgtgGATGGCCTCggcttttctcgtctgtggCGGTTCTCCACTCAGtgctttcgtcttcgtctcagCTGCTGCTTCGAGTTGGTGCCCTTCCGCCTCACCCGGCTTCTCCAccgtttcttcgctgcttcgaCTTGGCTCAACAGCTGAGTTCCCGCGATCCTTTCGGCTGGCATCTCCGTTCTTCCCCGCCGTTtggcgagagagcgacttCGCCCGAAAGAACAAAAACAGAGGGTTTGTTTGCGGCTCGTGCTTGCCGCTCAAAGGCCTCTTCTCATCTGGAAATGTCTCCTCCCGTCCACCTTTCTCGTCctgatttccttctctccgtcgagTGTCTGCGCCGAGGCGCGGCACCACTTCTGCCGGCTTCTGCCTCACTGTCTGGCAAGAGACGGACACAAAAATCTCAGGCGagcagcaggaagaagacgagcgagaagctcgagctgaagaagaagaagaagcaacggctgaaggagaagagacagtagaggaagaagaagggagacgagagacctTTCGAGGTGTGCAGAGTTCGAGTCTTTTTAAGCGAGAAATCTGttgacaaagagagagaatcgaAGTGGAGGTTAGACGCCGCGGGGTCTCAAGAGTCAAAGCCGAGAGCTGGGGACACACCGAGGAGATCAGAAAAATGAGAGAGGGCGACAAGGCCTGGACCGAAAGGGAAAGAGACCTAAAAGGGCAAGAGAATTGACACGCACAGAGAAAAATCCGAATCTTGGAGAAATAATCCCTTCGAAACCTTCACTGGATCTCTGTGATGATCGTCCCCAGCACGGCGGTGTTAATCACACTGGAATCTGAGGAACGAACAAGACAGAGCGCGATGGATCCAGAGACAcgaaacaaggaaaaggggagaagcagaaacaacgggagagagagagagcagaaaccgTTCGAAGATATCATAAAAGCGGGTCTGCCGTGTAGCACGAAAGAGGAATGCCACGATGACAGAAAACGTCACCGTGATATCTGAGAGCCGAgggcggagacgcagcaTAGACAGGACATTCTCCAAGAATACGTATGGAAAGGAGCAGGCGAGTGGGGAGGAGAGATCAGGAAGAATCCGTTCACATGCCTACGGAGAGGACTAGGGGCGTCAAAACACTTGGGCTTTCTAATTCAACGGAAAAGGAACTGGGAAGGACGACGTAAAACCGcgagcagggagaagaagaaatgaacTTGCGCAAATAGCTGAAATGAAACGCAGACGCGGCGAcgtgaaggagacagagggtgcAAATGATGTGCAAGACGCATGAAGAAATGTCAACTGTTTGATTCCAAATTCACTTTCCAATTTTGAGCTCGTAGGTGCGAAAGATGCAGCtcgggaagaagcgacatcCTATCGCGCCTCAAAACGACTAAACAAGACATTTCTGAAGAAAAATTCGCGGAATGAGAATACGTTGTACAGGACAGGACAGGCGACGACCGATCGGAGGTGCAACAAGACAGAGcggcagcgagaggagaaaggtaGAGAACAGTGGCTCTTACTGCAAGTTGGAaaagcagggaagaagaaggaggacgTTTGCGGAAATGTGTCTCATCGCGTGAATCGGAAGAAGAGATCGAGAAACTGATTTCTCTACCGAAGAACAGGGACAACGAAGGAACGAAGAACTGCAGCAAGTGCGACAAGGagatggagacgcagaggagccagcagagaaacggcatgactgtggagaaggaaagctcCCGGCGGAAGAGCAAAGAAAACAGTAAGTCAGCGGCCGAGCCACATGATCAAAACTACCATCGTCTGGCTGAGGAAaactcgtctttttctctatATCTGTCGGCGTCCTGACCATCCCCTGGTGCACTGCCTTTGGGTTTCTTTCGCTGGTGTCCACCTCGTAGTTAGGAaaactgaagaaagagaacaagggagaTGCAGGAGACGACTCTTGCAACTTGTGCccagcaggaagagacacagagagcgcCTGCCGCTGGTCCCGGTACTCTCGATTCAGCACCGCGAGGCccagcgcatgcatccatTCCCTGCACTGCAAAATCAAAAAAACCAGAAACAGAGTTGGCAAAAAGCTTCGGAGATAGTGAACACAACACCACAGAACGTAGCACCTTCACGGCGACTAACACAGACACGACATCTTCGTCGAGGAAGCAAGACGCGCAGTTGATGGAGACCAATGAAGAAAAGACATGCTGTTTCCTTGCTGTCCATAATTGATGCCCAACTCCCATTTTCaacgcctttccttctctcccagcgtctctcctcccactcacctgtctcctcgagacTGTACATTTGTCTACGCAATCCACTCCAACCGTCGAATACTTgcgcatacatacatacatacatacatacatacatacatgcgtatgtacatatatgcatgtgcgtcTACACTCATCCATATATAGgtagatacagatacatgCTCTCGTATGTCGACACACATCCACAGAGATATGAGCATACATCTGCCTGAAGCGATCGATTGACTGACGGACTACAGGGTAGCTGCAGACCTGTTGCGATAGGAGGCAAAGCCTAGgaggggagagcgaggaaggaggaaagagggaaacagagaggaaaagaacgagacgTCGCCTACCGTGAATGCGATTGCGAGGAATGTATCAGCGTCCTCGATGAATGCAGCCAAGAGGGGCACGAGGTCTGAGGGAATGGGAGTGTCGAAATCGGCTCTGCTGTCGGTATCGCATTCTTTCGCCGCGAGTATGCATTTCTCGGGGGCTTCTTCCGATGCCATGCAACTTGGAGCagcgagaacagaagaggcgacggcAGAGGAACCATTGCGAGGggatggagacagaacagatGCGCCAGATGAAGGTGAGAGAAGTCCATTACAGAGCGAatcagaagaagaggaacacagagaaggaaacctGGAAGAATCGTGTGAAACAGATAAAAAAGAAGACTGGAACTGCTCACGACGCTGAGAAATGATGGGGGGCAGCTCCGTCATGGGCTGCACGGGGTGAGCTGCTTCAGCCATGTTGAAATGGTAAGCGCGATCTTCCGGTGTaacgaaagagaacaacGCCGTGAGGTTCGCTGGAGATGTCCTTTTGCTTGTTATACCAAGTC
It contains:
- a CDS encoding hypothetical protein (encoded by transcript TGME49_211650), with product MAEAAHPVQPMTELPPIISQRREQFQSSFLSVSHDSSRFPSLCSSSSDSLCNGLLSPSSGASVLSPSPRNGSSAVASSVLAAPSCMASEEAPEKCILAAKECDTDSRADFDTPIPSDLVPLLAAFIEDADTFLAIAFTCREWMHALGLAVLNREYRDQRQALSVSLPAGHKLQESSPASPLFSFFSFPNYEVDTSERNPKAVHQGMVRTPTDIEKKTSFPQPDDGSFDHVARPLTYCFLCSSAGSFPSPQSCRFSAGSSASPSPCRTCCSSSFLRCPCSSVEKSVSRSLLPIHAMRHISANVLLLLPCFSNLQSLSLSVQALSPSLIFLISSVCPQLSALTLETPRRLTSTSILSLCQQISRLKRLELCTPRKVSRLPSSSSTVSSPSAVASSSSSARASRSSSSCCSPEIFVSVSCQTVRQKPAEVVPRLGADTRRREGNQDEKGGREETFPDEKRPLSGKHEPQTNPLFLFFRAKSLSRQTAGKNGDASRKDRGNSAVEPSRSSEETVEKPGEAEGHQLEAAAETKTKALSGEPPQTRKAEAIHRKDNEVTTEDSQQNLVYRRRVVHRIWRHENQEGGSKRNQSEVVGGTSEGLSSPSSSAVPPSSYLPSSSSSSFSSRSSPSPESSSCSISFSTSQFSREYPFVSSSLAASRSVASPGSHGQSASDQGRERQTSCTIRRLGFFEFCEFFVDQGAHSGGREDQVEGVVHVQAAHGAEGADASNASFAKNAQQTAERTQGRPEFLFPSVFHFVKVSQKRSFDEQPADRDVPEVVGNQSLLHVSAPANPFVDHFHPPPDFHRRDVSSQSLVAQPEGRRERLVTQRGHARRRR